Proteins encoded within one genomic window of Mesobacillus subterraneus:
- a CDS encoding TerC family protein, translated as MADIFQGFVDTYVQFFNWDMWVEVLTDPVSWGLIGTLVILEGLLSADNALVLAVMVKHLPDKQRKRALFYGLLGAYAFRFIAIGIGVYLIEFWWVKVLGAGYLAWLAIKYFIEKKKEKSQDDQEVAGINQNGLLIRLFGTFWGTVAAVELMDIAFSVDSVLAALGISEEVWVLLLGGMLGVLMMRGVAGVFLRLIEKIPELETTAYILIFIISAKMLAGVFGIHIEHAHFFILLLITFTATFVIHYMNNKKAEASEQQKNVQ; from the coding sequence ATGGCAGACATATTTCAAGGATTTGTTGATACTTATGTCCAGTTTTTCAATTGGGATATGTGGGTTGAGGTTTTAACTGATCCTGTCAGCTGGGGGCTAATCGGGACACTCGTCATCCTCGAAGGGCTTTTATCTGCTGATAACGCCCTGGTGCTGGCTGTGATGGTCAAACACTTGCCGGATAAACAGAGGAAAAGAGCTTTGTTTTATGGATTATTGGGCGCATATGCCTTCAGGTTTATCGCAATTGGTATAGGTGTATATTTGATCGAATTCTGGTGGGTGAAAGTACTGGGCGCAGGCTATCTTGCCTGGCTGGCAATTAAATATTTTATTGAAAAGAAAAAAGAGAAGAGTCAGGATGACCAGGAAGTTGCAGGAATCAATCAGAATGGACTGCTGATCCGGTTGTTTGGTACATTTTGGGGTACGGTTGCCGCAGTAGAATTAATGGATATTGCGTTCTCAGTAGACAGTGTACTGGCTGCTTTGGGGATCAGCGAAGAAGTGTGGGTCCTGCTTCTTGGAGGTATGCTCGGTGTCTTGATGATGCGAGGAGTTGCGGGTGTATTCCTTAGATTGATTGAAAAGATACCTGAACTGGAGACGACTGCGTATATTCTGATTTTTATCATATCCGCAAAAATGTTGGCTGGCGTTTTTGGCATCCATATAGAGCATGCCCATTTCTTTATTCTGTTGCTGATTACGTTTACAGCAACATTTGTTATCCATTACATGAACAACAAAAAAGCTGAAGCAAGCGAACAGCAAAAGAATGTCCAATAA
- a CDS encoding toxic anion resistance protein: MNGQNASSPIDNLKERLSREPASDIKLALRNEPEVQNLARSIDEHDIIKILEYGKEPAVEISSFSDQILGVMRTNNVEDSGQLLMQLGKIMDRFDKKDFDKASGGLFSKLFKRSEKMLDRLYSKYQSMGKDIEKVYVEISKYQSEMTETTTRLERMYEQNHQYYLTLEKYVVAGELKLNELKTTKLPPLEQEALNGDTMSSMELDSLRNAIELLEQRIYDLGLAKLVALQTAPQIKLLQRGNAKLIGKINSAFVTTIPIFKSGLIQAVTAKRQKLVAESLKELDRRTNEMMSKNAKDIAARSVDIARLSGAPGLKIETIEECFHIILKGIKETKAIEEENNRLREEGRQRLQELQKKYKNSKLQ; the protein is encoded by the coding sequence ATCAATGGTCAAAATGCCAGCTCCCCAATTGATAATCTTAAGGAACGGTTGAGTAGAGAGCCAGCTTCTGATATAAAGCTGGCGTTGCGGAATGAGCCTGAGGTGCAGAATCTGGCACGGAGCATTGATGAACACGATATCATTAAAATCCTCGAATACGGCAAGGAGCCCGCTGTTGAAATCTCCAGCTTCTCTGATCAAATCCTTGGCGTAATGCGGACGAACAATGTGGAGGACTCAGGGCAGTTACTAATGCAGCTTGGGAAGATCATGGATCGGTTTGACAAAAAGGATTTCGACAAAGCCTCAGGTGGTCTGTTCAGTAAGCTATTCAAGAGAAGTGAAAAGATGCTAGATAGACTTTATAGCAAATACCAGTCTATGGGGAAGGACATCGAAAAGGTATATGTGGAAATCTCTAAATACCAGAGTGAAATGACAGAAACGACAACCAGGCTTGAACGCATGTATGAACAGAACCACCAATATTACCTGACACTAGAAAAATATGTAGTGGCTGGTGAGCTTAAGCTGAATGAACTGAAAACAACAAAGCTTCCACCACTTGAACAAGAGGCTTTGAATGGAGATACAATGTCATCAATGGAACTAGATTCACTCAGGAATGCAATCGAGCTTCTTGAACAAAGAATTTATGACCTTGGATTGGCAAAGCTGGTCGCACTGCAGACCGCACCTCAAATAAAGCTGCTTCAGCGAGGAAATGCCAAGCTGATTGGCAAAATAAACTCGGCATTTGTCACGACCATTCCAATTTTTAAAAGCGGCTTAATACAGGCTGTTACAGCAAAGAGACAAAAACTGGTGGCTGAATCACTGAAGGAGCTCGATCGACGCACCAATGAAATGATGAGTAAAAATGCCAAGGACATTGCTGCTCGGAGTGTGGATATTGCCCGACTATCAGGTGCACCAGGATTAAAGATTGAGACGATTGAAGAATGCTTTCATATAATCCTTAAGGGGATAAAAGAAACAAAAGCCATTGAGGAAGAAAACAATCGGCTGCGTGAAGAAGGAAGGCAACGATTGCAAGAGCTGCAAAAAAAATATAAAAATAGTAAGCTGCAATAG
- a CDS encoding YpjP family protein — MPAWLRKSLVVVISMVTFGMVSPAQVNGFLTTTTERSEKSTAAETSFVDTLELPLDEEAERELFIHRTMMEAEQQSFQKFGAKIGPVIEDEFRQTILPNIEKAIEMVAFQYPGEKLNSLRITEIPGGGASEKIFHIIGDNGKDIIRFHVRRDQPPKDGFWFNFHYHTYHDNFQTHYELGRIFWAKNTPPKWKS, encoded by the coding sequence ATGCCCGCATGGCTGCGCAAATCGCTTGTTGTCGTGATCTCAATGGTTACATTTGGGATGGTGTCTCCTGCTCAGGTTAATGGGTTTCTGACAACTACAACAGAAAGATCTGAAAAATCGACCGCTGCTGAAACAAGTTTCGTTGATACGCTCGAGCTCCCCTTAGATGAGGAAGCGGAGAGGGAATTGTTCATACACCGGACAATGATGGAAGCAGAACAACAGTCCTTCCAGAAATTCGGTGCGAAAATTGGTCCAGTGATTGAGGATGAATTCAGGCAAACTATACTGCCAAACATCGAAAAGGCGATCGAAATGGTAGCATTCCAGTATCCCGGAGAAAAGCTCAATTCTCTCCGTATTACAGAAATACCTGGTGGCGGAGCGTCTGAAAAAATATTTCATATAATCGGGGATAATGGCAAGGATATTATCCGGTTTCACGTCAGAAGAGACCAGCCGCCTAAGGATGGTTTCTGGTTTAATTTCCATTATCACACTTATCATGATAACTTTCAGACCCATTACGAGCTTGGTAGAATTTTCTGGGCGAAAAATACTCCGCCCAAATGGAAAAGTTGA
- a CDS encoding class I SAM-dependent methyltransferase, whose protein sequence is MFVTTAGRTNEGMTANARAIACELEVDFVSRNKRSVSALQNIVKDDCLVVGKERLELFPLGASEPFFFHPNSAMFRVKRLMKGESDPLLDAGKLQEGKNFLDCSLGLGSDSIVASFIVGESGSVTGIEARQELAYLVKTGLKSWDSGYEALNNAMGKIKVINGYSLEFLKAQEDKSFDCVYFDPMFDESILESDGIRSLSHFAVYDGLTEEVIQQAIRVARERVVLKDHFKSKRFEEFGFNVYRRKSSKFHFGTIEKE, encoded by the coding sequence GTGTTTGTGACAACTGCCGGCAGGACAAATGAGGGAATGACAGCTAATGCCAGAGCAATTGCCTGCGAGCTTGAAGTAGATTTTGTATCCAGGAACAAAAGGTCAGTATCAGCACTTCAGAATATCGTGAAGGACGACTGCCTCGTAGTGGGCAAAGAGAGACTCGAGCTTTTCCCATTAGGAGCTTCAGAGCCTTTCTTTTTCCACCCGAATTCCGCTATGTTCCGAGTAAAACGATTGATGAAAGGGGAAAGTGATCCTCTCCTAGATGCAGGAAAACTGCAGGAAGGCAAAAACTTTCTTGACTGTTCACTCGGTCTTGGTTCAGATAGTATCGTAGCTAGCTTTATTGTTGGTGAATCAGGTTCTGTCACAGGGATAGAAGCAAGACAGGAGCTCGCATATTTAGTCAAAACTGGGCTTAAATCATGGGATTCAGGATATGAAGCGCTCAATAATGCTATGGGTAAAATAAAAGTAATTAACGGGTATTCTTTAGAGTTCCTTAAGGCTCAGGAAGACAAGAGTTTTGATTGTGTTTATTTTGATCCAATGTTCGATGAATCGATTCTGGAGTCGGATGGAATCAGGAGCCTCAGCCACTTCGCTGTATATGACGGACTAACAGAGGAAGTCATTCAGCAGGCAATTCGTGTAGCCAGGGAAAGGGTAGTCCTGAAAGACCATTTCAAAAGCAAGCGCTTCGAAGAGTTTGGATTCAATGTTTACAGAAGAAAATCCTCTAAATTTCATTTTGGAACCATAGAAAAAGAATGA
- a CDS encoding BrxA/BrxB family bacilliredoxin — protein sequence MSMAYEEYMRQMVKPMREELTRADFKELLTADEVEEFMENAEGTTLVVVNSVCGCAAGLARPSATQSILRSEKKPDHLVTVFAGQDKEATAKMREYFTDLEPSSPSMALLKGKEVVHFIPRHDIEGQPMEAIMDNLTSAFDAHC from the coding sequence ATGTCAATGGCATATGAAGAATATATGAGACAAATGGTCAAGCCGATGCGTGAGGAATTGACACGTGCGGATTTCAAAGAACTGCTTACAGCGGATGAAGTAGAAGAATTTATGGAAAATGCTGAGGGAACAACCCTTGTAGTAGTGAACTCTGTTTGTGGCTGTGCGGCAGGCCTGGCTCGTCCATCAGCAACTCAATCAATCTTGCGAAGTGAGAAGAAACCGGATCATCTTGTGACTGTTTTTGCAGGACAGGATAAAGAAGCAACGGCAAAAATGCGAGAGTACTTCACAGATCTTGAACCATCTTCACCGTCAATGGCACTGCTGAAAGGCAAAGAAGTTGTTCACTTCATTCCGCGCCATGATATCGAAGGCCAGCCGATGGAAGCAATCATGGATAACTTAACATCTGCCTTCGATGCTCATTGCTAA
- a CDS encoding YceG family protein: MYSSMKKLILHPLPVTIYNWLELLTTPASERPFYKKDGANIHIGQVKASFIGIPHDEVEYYHQLQAYVHSNGLILLSDLLLNKSNDHLKSIQKITEISNKKHVSVYQFVELLDQENLLPISENLLIKKQIRVAAVKMIQMYLRNEKGGLGSKEFGTVLNDVLVWITHHLSCHLTKADPEGGMPAFLWYGNYRVSHQYLLYYLIEFGGDLVTFTPAGNDVLALDPLGRMGEFVHTFPETGVPMPLPVEKSLQTTTVAYRASKEIEKILNYEGTVFYKPWQLRDYVPNAITLKTTYDELFIVAREKSMIRPCFEVENRTVKIPAIFAKINGVTSNRREYWNRLHRLILQENTYLVKSLPFSPGTNNDFRFHYRKSLDYDGLLNIEKMEGAHYWKYNHLPSGLQKGLASAIRNTCAVPKLKPLNSEKEEDVKVYLFNQAMQIPEFILKMLQKFDYSQNVPKLIVFDNQLNGSLTRPDAALLLLLNQLGVDLVIYNPAGHSDIEKYIENGAFVSHWLEDVVFEQELKEPSAFKKVIFQGILKILRRD; this comes from the coding sequence ATGTATTCGTCAATGAAAAAATTAATACTACATCCATTGCCTGTTACAATTTACAACTGGCTCGAGCTGTTAACTACTCCGGCAAGCGAGAGACCATTTTACAAAAAAGATGGTGCTAACATACATATAGGCCAAGTCAAAGCTAGTTTTATAGGCATTCCGCATGATGAAGTTGAGTATTATCATCAATTGCAAGCCTATGTTCACTCCAATGGACTAATCTTGTTGAGCGATCTGTTGTTGAATAAATCAAATGATCATTTAAAATCTATCCAGAAAATTACCGAAATTAGTAATAAGAAGCATGTGTCAGTATACCAATTTGTGGAACTCCTGGATCAAGAAAATTTACTGCCCATTTCAGAAAATCTCTTGATTAAGAAACAGATAAGAGTAGCGGCAGTTAAAATGATCCAAATGTATTTAAGAAATGAAAAAGGTGGGTTGGGGAGCAAAGAGTTCGGCACTGTTCTTAACGATGTCCTAGTATGGATCACCCACCATCTGAGCTGCCATTTGACAAAAGCAGATCCTGAAGGGGGAATGCCTGCTTTTCTATGGTATGGAAACTACAGGGTAAGCCATCAGTATCTTCTATACTATCTGATTGAATTTGGAGGAGATCTGGTTACTTTCACACCGGCGGGAAATGACGTATTAGCCTTAGATCCGCTAGGTAGGATGGGAGAATTTGTCCATACTTTTCCGGAGACTGGTGTTCCAATGCCATTGCCTGTTGAAAAAAGTTTGCAGACTACTACTGTGGCATACAGGGCATCTAAGGAAATTGAAAAAATCCTAAACTATGAGGGAACGGTTTTTTATAAACCATGGCAGTTGAGAGATTACGTACCTAATGCCATTACCTTGAAGACAACGTATGACGAATTGTTTATAGTTGCCAGGGAAAAGTCGATGATCAGACCCTGTTTTGAAGTCGAGAACAGAACGGTAAAGATTCCTGCCATTTTTGCAAAAATTAATGGCGTCACAAGTAATCGCCGTGAATATTGGAACCGCCTCCATCGATTAATTTTGCAGGAAAATACGTATCTAGTTAAAAGTTTGCCATTTTCTCCTGGTACGAACAATGACTTCCGATTTCATTATCGTAAGTCATTGGACTATGACGGGCTGCTCAATATTGAAAAGATGGAAGGTGCCCATTATTGGAAGTACAATCACCTGCCTTCTGGACTGCAGAAAGGTCTTGCTTCAGCAATCAGAAATACTTGTGCCGTACCGAAGCTGAAGCCTCTAAACAGTGAGAAAGAGGAGGATGTAAAGGTATATTTGTTCAACCAGGCGATGCAGATTCCAGAATTCATTTTGAAAATGCTCCAGAAATTCGATTACTCCCAGAACGTGCCAAAGTTGATTGTTTTTGATAATCAACTCAATGGATCGCTGACAAGACCAGATGCTGCGCTTCTGCTGTTATTAAACCAACTAGGTGTTGATTTGGTCATTTATAACCCGGCTGGTCACAGTGACATAGAAAAATACATCGAAAATGGCGCATTCGTTTCCCACTGGCTCGAGGATGTTGTATTTGAACAAGAGCTAAAGGAACCTTCCGCATTTAAGAAAGTTATTTTTCAAGGTATCCTAAAAATCCTAAGGAGAGATTAA